cccttcgcgatgcacggctctCCTTGatgataaaaaaggataattcatccaCCAGCGCTGTATAGATGCCTTGCACCTACGTCACGGCCGGGAATTCTGGGATACCTGTTTACCATGTTGGAGGACCACCGGGCGAACGCGTAAGCGTGACTGCAATCGCTCTCGTTAGCCATGGTACTATGCGCTGTATTTCGGTGCTCGAACCGCAGCAAAATGAAGAAGAGACGGCAGTCGGCGAACACAAATCTATTTCGCTTGCCAAAGGTCGTGCACAATCAGTGCGACCAGCACGAAAACACTCAGTGCGAAGCGGCGCAGTCTGTGGCTGGCACGTATCAGACGCGCCGATCTCGACACCAACCGTGCCGATATCCGAGTCTGCGGCGCTCATTTCGTGTCAGGTAAGCTTGAAAGCcctttttttgtatgtgtgtgatgATTGAAATGCGGGGACAAGACGAAACAACCGCGCAAATTGCATTTGTAGGCAGGCCATCAAAGCTGTGGGAGGAGACGAATCCCGATTGGGCACTGTCGCTTCTGCTCGGATACAGCTCGCGTCATGCAGACCCTGCGCGCTACGACCGCGCGAAAAAACGGCGCTTGCAGAAAGATGAAGCTGATGCGGCGTCAGCGGCAGTGTCGGCGGCAATTGCAGAGTCGATCGGCACCGATACCGGCGACGCAGTGGAAGGCCAGCCACCACCGGGAGACGAAGACGAAAGCGGTACCGAAAATGCGCTGGTTTGTAACTTTCTGCAAATTTCGTGAGCAACTTTGTTAAGGAGCCCAGTGTGCATGTCAGCGTGGTACAATGTGTTTGCAATGAGTCATTTGCTTAAAATgtgtcatgattttttttttttttttttgcaggagtcGCTGCGCAGACGGAGCTAACCTCGGTGGGCCTCCAAGCTTTGGAAACGCAGTGTCTCGCGCTCAACGAGGCCCTTTACACTGCCCGCAGCGAAAACGAGCAGCTGCAGCTGTCAAAAGCAGCATTTCAAGGATGTGAGGCAAAAGTAATTTTTTACACAGGAATGCCGAACTTCACACAGTTAAACAGCTTGTTTGAAGTTCTTGAATCCCATGTGTCGCACAATGTAAATAATTCATTGTCAAAGTTTCAAGAGTTCATTTTGTTTTTGATGAAGTTGAAGCTGAATCTGCACAATGTTGACTTGGGCTTCAGATTTGGGGTGTCTGAAGCTACAGTGTGTAGAATATTTGATAAGTGGCTGCACTGTGCATACTGTCGACTTAAGACCCAAATTGTGTGGCCAGATCGAACAGCACTGCGTCGTACAATGCCACAAGCGTTTTACGATGCATTTGGTGATGATGTGTCAGTCATCATCGATTGTTTTGAACTAAAGATAGAGCGGCCATCGTCATTCCTGCCAAGAAGTGAAACTTGGTCCCAGTATAAAGGCAGCAATACGGCCAAGTTCTTAATCGGCATTGCTCCTACAGGTGTTGTCACCTTTATATCTGAGGGCTGGGGAGGGAGGACTACCGACAGACACATCACTGAGCACTGTGGTCTGTTGGACTACTTGCTGCCTGGTGATGTGGTGCTTGCTGATCGAGGATTTAACATATCAGAAAGTGTTGGATTTTACTGCGCAAGGCTCCACATTCCAGCTTTTACCAGAGGTAAAAAACAGCTTTCAGCTGAAGAGGTAGAAAGCACAAGAAAGTTAGCCAATGTGCGCATCCATGTTGAGAGGGTATTGGCCTAATCAGAAATAAATTTGCCATTCTGAAGTCTACATTGCCCATTGACTATGTTACCTGCCGACCTGGAGACGAATTAGCACCAATAGATAAAATTGTCACGGTGTGCTGCGCCCTTTCGAATCTTTGTCCTTCTATAGTTGCAGAATTAAAGGACGCTGAGTCCTTAAAGGTTTTTACCACAGTGCATGCATGCTATCAGAGCCGTAGTGTTTCGTATTGTACACTAGCGAGAATACTGCACTGCCGCCACCGAGAAATGAGCAATGGCAGCTGAACCACCATGAGAATTGTGGGTAGCAGATAAGCTTGCTGTTCTTCTGGCTGTAAACGTTGCTGCGGCTTTGTAAATTGGTTCTTAGAAAGCAAATAGTGTTTGTATTCATTACAGGAAGCaagaatatgtcaacaacaaatCAAAGCATCATACCAAAAGTAAAATGAAAGCAAAAAAATTTAGAAACATGTATTGCAGGGCAAGGGTTGTCATCAGTACATTTTTGGGAGTATTTTTGGGGGAACAATTGGCACTCCTGTGTTGACTCACCTTGTGCGAAGGCTGCTTCATTCCTCTTTGTTTTGTAATTTTTGTCATGCACTGTGCCATAGCTCCATATAGCTGCTGGTCTTCTGTAGCCTTCTATGCAATGACATGTTTCTTGTTTTGCTAGAGGTTGCAGCGGAACAAGTATAACAAATAGCATTGCTTGCATACCTTTTCCTGTGTAATAAACTGGGCAACTCTAGATTTATTTTGGTTTTACTGTTGCTGCTTATAGCTGACTTATAGCTATGGCTGAATAGTATATCACACAGGCAAATATGCAAGAACATTGTCTCACATCCCACAGGGCTCCATCTTGGTTCCGCTAttattttaatttatattaatgatattttGCCGGAATTTCATCTTCTATGCGGTTGTTTGCGGATGACTGTTGTGTACAAAAATTCAGAACGACTTGTCACTTATTCATGACTGGTGTACTAAATGGAAAATGAATTTGAACATAGCACAGTGTGTCATCTTTTACTAAAAAGAAGAAACCAGTCAAGGTACCATCTGAACAATGTACTGTTCAAGCAAGGTGGTACGTATATCTAGGTGTGCTACTGTCATCTGAATGCTCGTGAAAACCTCAGGTAGACATTATCATAGCCAAAGATGGTAAAGCTTCGAATTTCATTCAACGAAAGCTGTGATGTTCGCATGCGAATTTAAACGTACGGCATATACTACTTGTAACCTTCATTGCTGCTCTAGAACAAATACAAACCTTGCTGCCAGGTTCATCTTGGGGTGGTACGGAAAGAGAGCTGCACTGCAATGAAGGCTGAGCTAGGATGGGAATCTCTGGCCGCTGCAATAAACTGAGATTAAAATTTTTATATTCGATTGACTATAATAAAACTGGAATTAATAGGGAAATTTACCTACGGAAACCTCATTACATTTCAAAGCCTACTAATCATAGTTGCAAAATCCTGGAGTACCCTGCCAATACGAACATGTGTGCCAACTCATTTTTTGTTCGAACAATTAAACAGTGGAATAAACTGACTGAAAAACAAGTGCATTGTCTGAACGAAGATGTATTTTATTCCATGCTGTAACTACCCCTGCTGTAACGCCTTTGGCGCTGCGGGGTAatgatgaataaataaaaaagaaattgtgCTTTGTTCTGTAGTGTCACGTTTTCCACAGTGATAGTTATGACACACCCGTTATTCTTTTTTGCACTGCGGGCAATACCATTTTTTGGTCTTGGGTGCACGAGAAAGTCCAACGCATGTAAAATGAAACCACTTGAGCGTACATTGCGCACTGTCGCATGCAATCATCTTTCCTACTTCTGGCCCATTGCAGAAGCAGTACGTTTCCTGCGAACTGCTCTGCTGCCGCGTGAAGTACCAAAGAGTTCTGGAAGAATAGCTTTCAAAAAACTTTCTTGCGGTAGAAAGCATATTTTTGCAGAACTCTGTGTCCCACCTTATTCGTTCAATGTGGAGCAGATGTGGTGCCCAAACAACGAAATCACAGTAGTTTACATCACACACAGCCATTTGGGCCTGCACTTGATAATAGTACGCATGGCAGGGTTGTAATTGCATGACACCGTTGACTTCAGCTAGGCAGGTGTTGGCGGAACTGAAGTTAGTAGCGTCGCGAAGTATGTACGGACACTTGAATTCTGCGACTCCTTTGCCGCAACAGATGCATGACACAAGGGCATCTGGCGTTGCTCCAGCAAATGGATGCGTCGTGCTCAGATGAAGCCCAGACCTGCGGCACGTGAATT
This region of Dermacentor silvarum isolate Dsil-2018 chromosome 5, BIME_Dsil_1.4, whole genome shotgun sequence genomic DNA includes:
- the LOC119453503 gene encoding uncharacterized protein LOC119453503, whose protein sequence is MDEASTSSSASIGARGFGRPRKYANEAEARDARNAARRARRRKAGAALLKAPLSPNSRRAQRSAAMKEKRQNNPDLRRREADLKKQKRSSDPELRRREAELRKRKRKEEASAKRERRRIKLTGANNRLKKAFMDKPFGSVCSVCDRLCFANDLSAAKESACALLGQHFLDDRDVTAVQCCSGMGCTPAVSMGHCGVEMVSKATTTAKLKVDATTQCAVLRIPKSTMASRVKLTSTTGMQTERITEEVGVAAQTELTSVGLQALETQCLALNEALYTARSENEQLQLSKAAFQGCEAKVIFYTGMPNFTQLNSLFEVLESHVSHNVNNSLSKFQEFILFLMKLKLNLHNVDLGFRFGVSEATVCRIFDKWLHCAYCRLKTQIVWPDRTALRRTMPQAFYDAFGDDVSVIIDCFELKIERPSSFLPRSETWSQYKGSNTAKFLIGIAPTGVVTFISEGWGGRTTDRHITEHCGLLDYLLPGDVVLADRGFNISESVGFYCARLHIPAFTRGKKQLSAEEVESTRKLANVRIHVERVLA